In one Bactrocera tryoni isolate S06 chromosome 5, CSIRO_BtryS06_freeze2, whole genome shotgun sequence genomic region, the following are encoded:
- the LOC120778386 gene encoding putative nuclease HARBI1 — MVRSVKDEHLFFNRKLKHSVNAMVICDHNMYIRAVNGVYGGAAHDAHVWSLSNERQYMLSNYQNGDKSSWLIGDSGYPLEPWILTPYRNAEENSLESLYNEKFTKARSIIERVFGILKSRFRCLLAGRGLHYAPKKIVKILNVCCALHNICLIYNVEAPTVIEINEERSNLALPNVDQNEFSRIAQTIRDRTKISLRS; from the exons ATGGTTAGATCAGTAAAAGATGAACATCTCTTTTTTAATCGAAAGCTAAAGCATAGCGTCAATGCTATGGTG ATTTGTGACCATAACATGTATATAAGAGCTGTAAATGGAGTTTATGGTGGAGCAGCGCATGATGCCCACGTATGGAGCCTTTCAAACGAACGACAATACATGCTATCCAACTATCAAAACGGAGATAAATCTTCATGGTTAATTG GTGATTCTGGATATCCATTAGAGCCATGGATCCTTACGCCTTACCGCAATGCAGAAGAAAATTCACTTGAAAGTTTGTacaatgaaaaatttacaaaagcaaGATCAATAATCGAGCGTGTATTTGGAATTTTAAAAAGTCGTTTTCGATGCCTGCTTGCTGGAAGAGGGCTTCACTATgcaccaaaaaaaattgttaaaatattgaACGTTTGTTGTGCCCTGCATAACATTTGCCTCATATACAACGTTGAAGCACCAACagtaattgaaattaatgaagaaCGATCTAATTTGGCTTTACCCAACGTAGATCAAAACGAGTTTTCACGAATTGCGCAAACAATACGAGACCGAACTAAAATAAGCTTGCGTTcgtaa
- the LOC120777636 gene encoding enkurin: protein MSLVYITRHYENIKNIESTAEYYQFMKGNSTIKPRRSCRKKNKSRAVVKLSDGKRLLTDSEKSEHKTMGYSATPLREPCEFLRKNGGVKWQRKRDHTCPKRDEPVLPVPRLEDLKKEKRDKEKKKVNFIKKNAQCIKNAPAKWHPPKYIDFHTGTPRKLKNSGLVPQYVCSEAYGKVPCYLRLYKKLVTDKPEICKIEQVQLAERCKFKDASIRQLPLEERDNILKGLKQHFNNVFKAYQAGSLLIDTISKRLRKSNLEKELRQLEHDIFLLESNPIIYVSEY, encoded by the exons ATGTCGCTTGTCTATATAACGCGTCACTATGAGAATATCAAAAACATCGAAAGCACCGCCGAATATTATCAATTCATGAAGGGCAACTCTACGATAAAACCTAGACGGTCCTGTAGAAAAAAGAACAAGTCCAGAGCTGTTGTAAAATTGTCAGATGGTAAGAGGTTATTGACCGATTCTGAGAAGAGTGAGCACAAAACAATGGGCTACAGTGCGACACCGTTACGTGAACCATGCGAATTCCTGCGCAAAAATGGTGGCGTCAAGTGGCAAAGAAAACGCGATCACACTTGTCCTAAACGAGATGAGCCTGTACTGCCGGTGCCACGCTTGGAAGATCTGAAGAAAGAGAAACGAGATAAGgagaagaaaaaagttaattttattaagaagaACGCGCAATGCATTAAAAATGCGCCAGCCAAATGGCATCCACCGAAGTATATTGACTTCCATACAGGCACGCCacgtaaattgaaaaattccgGACTAGTTCCACAATATGTTTGTTCGGAAGCATATGGCAAAGTGCCTTGTTACTTGCGTTTGTATAAAAAGCTAGTGACGGATAAACCCGAAATATGTAAGATTGAACAAGTGCAGCTAGCAGAGCGTTGCAAGTTCAAGGATGCCAGTATTCGTCAGTTACCATTGGAGGAGAGAGATAACATTTTAAAG GGTCTTAAGCAGCATTTTAATAATGTCTTCAAAGCTTACCAAGCGGGTTCTTTGTTAATTGACACAATTTCGAAGCGTTTAAGGAAATCGAATTTGGAAAAAGAATTACGGCAATTGGAACACGACATTTTTCTTCTAGAATCTAATCcaatcatatatgtatctgAATATTAA